From Spirosoma aerolatum, one genomic window encodes:
- a CDS encoding sensor histidine kinase produces MNESERRVNSAGNYLTNRQRWQLATTVFAIYWPIRLYVAVNHFSLALLERIWPFWIMEITVTILFFGLWLTVTDWFQQRIFKLFHKGFLIEFDLPAQLITLFVAGGLAVLFNMGFFRLWLAMAEFEPIRLTTSTHMLATVQKVNRPRYPSQEQKFYNGLTIMAMLAAFYLAANRRGHQQLEDIRVKAEQLKQEAAQAQFVALKNQVNPHFLFNSFSILSSLIAVNPKLSIQFVGQLAKSYRYVLDQYEAQCVNLQDELEFLKAYTFLLQIRFGDKFRVVTDIPSEKVSAFRIAPLTLQLLIENAVKHNRMSAEEPLLVTLAIQQDYICVTNAIRLRPKTETSTGVGLKNITKRYQLLTNRPVLIDDQADVFTVKIPLLE; encoded by the coding sequence GTGAACGAATCCGAACGTAGGGTCAATTCTGCTGGTAATTATCTTACCAACCGCCAACGATGGCAACTGGCAACAACTGTGTTTGCTATTTACTGGCCCATCCGGCTTTATGTGGCGGTTAATCACTTTTCGCTCGCCCTTCTGGAACGGATATGGCCATTCTGGATCATGGAAATAACGGTTACAATTCTTTTTTTCGGGTTGTGGCTCACCGTGACCGACTGGTTTCAGCAACGGATTTTTAAGCTGTTTCACAAAGGATTTCTGATCGAATTTGACCTGCCAGCGCAACTGATTACGTTGTTTGTGGCGGGCGGATTGGCTGTCCTGTTTAATATGGGCTTTTTTCGACTGTGGCTGGCAATGGCCGAGTTCGAGCCGATTCGCCTTACAACATCTACGCACATGCTGGCAACTGTGCAGAAAGTAAATCGGCCTAGATATCCTAGTCAGGAGCAGAAGTTTTATAATGGCCTAACCATCATGGCTATGCTGGCGGCTTTTTACCTGGCCGCCAATCGACGAGGGCATCAGCAGCTTGAAGACATCCGGGTGAAAGCTGAACAACTTAAACAGGAAGCCGCTCAGGCACAGTTCGTGGCCCTCAAAAACCAGGTTAACCCCCATTTTCTGTTCAATAGTTTTAGTATTCTGTCGTCACTGATTGCCGTAAATCCCAAACTATCTATCCAGTTTGTGGGACAACTGGCTAAATCGTATCGATATGTGCTGGATCAGTATGAGGCTCAATGTGTAAATCTTCAGGACGAACTGGAGTTTTTGAAAGCCTATACGTTTTTGCTGCAAATACGATTTGGCGACAAGTTCCGCGTTGTAACCGACATTCCTTCAGAAAAGGTGTCTGCATTTCGAATTGCTCCCCTTACGCTTCAGTTGTTGATTGAAAATGCGGTGAAGCACAATCGGATGTCGGCCGAAGAGCCGCTTCTTGTTACACTGGCTATTCAGCAGGATTATATCTGTGTAACGAATGCAATTCGACTGCGACCCAAAACGGAAACGTCGACGGGAGTGGGTCTGAAAAATATTACCAAACGCTATCAGCTTCTGACCAATCGACCGGTACTGATCGATGACCAGGCTGATGTGTTTACGGTTAAAATTCCATTGCTCGAATGA
- a CDS encoding LytR/AlgR family response regulator transcription factor: MNVLIIEDEPLTAQRLEILLFEYDPQIRVLAQLPSVSKAVRWFNDPLSAEPELIFLDIHLEDDLGFNLIKELNLTIPIIFTTAFDEYALQAFKANSIDYLLKPIESDELAAAIDKFKMVRQASATMNTTALNQLIKKLETPTYRDRFMVSVGPRLRSIRIEEIAYFFFEEKATYVMPHTGVPVSIDYSLDKLGQLVDPDQFFRVNRSYLVSASGIKSVYAYSGSKLKVELAPQPRQEVFVSIDRVTSFKEWMGK, encoded by the coding sequence ATGAATGTATTAATTATTGAAGATGAGCCACTAACGGCCCAGCGGCTGGAAATTCTTTTGTTTGAGTACGACCCACAGATTCGGGTGCTGGCTCAACTGCCGTCGGTGTCGAAAGCAGTCCGGTGGTTCAACGATCCATTGTCGGCTGAACCTGAGTTGATTTTTCTGGATATTCATCTGGAAGATGATCTGGGATTTAACCTTATCAAAGAATTGAATCTAACGATCCCGATCATCTTTACCACCGCTTTTGATGAGTATGCGTTACAGGCCTTCAAGGCAAATAGCATTGATTATCTGTTAAAGCCCATCGAAAGTGATGAACTGGCTGCAGCTATTGATAAATTTAAAATGGTTCGACAGGCATCCGCAACGATGAATACGACTGCACTCAATCAGTTGATCAAAAAGCTGGAGACGCCCACCTATCGCGATCGGTTTATGGTGAGTGTAGGCCCTCGATTGCGAAGCATTCGAATTGAGGAAATTGCCTATTTCTTTTTTGAAGAAAAAGCTACTTACGTGATGCCGCATACGGGTGTGCCGGTGTCGATCGACTATAGTCTGGATAAACTGGGTCAACTGGTCGATCCCGATCAGTTTTTTCGCGTCAATCGGTCCTATCTGGTTAGTGCTTCCGGAATCAAGTCGGTATATGCGTATTCGGGTAGTAAACTGAAGGTAGAACTGGCCCCACAGCCCCGGCAGGAGGTATTTGTCAGTATTGATCGGGTAACGAGTTTTAAAGAATGGATGGGTAAATGA
- a CDS encoding sugar phosphate isomerase/epimerase family protein: protein MKNQSTRRQFLGAAATLVAGATVGSNRLFGAPALIRSLGDKPNSLIDGVQIGTITYSFRDMPDQSAEATLQYVLDSGISAIELMGGPAESFAGAPKNTLDMRSIFPLMRKRAEKQELTEDEQKKLAEFDAQRKAYQAEVAKWRLSAPMAKFEQLRKMYNQAGVKIYGFKPDAFGMQNSDAEIEYGMRAAKLLGANQVTLEHPANDAHTLRLGKLAEKHGIKVGYHGHEQQTPTFWDTALAQSPANAINFDLGHYVAAGNPDPLIFLKQKHDRIASMHIKDRQTADHGKGNLAWGQGDTPLRQVLQLMREQKYSFPAAVELEYKIPEGSNSVKEVKKCVEYCRNALS from the coding sequence ATGAAAAATCAGTCAACCCGTCGTCAGTTTTTAGGAGCCGCAGCTACGCTTGTTGCAGGGGCTACTGTTGGTAGTAATCGTTTGTTTGGGGCTCCGGCTCTTATACGTAGCCTGGGAGATAAGCCTAATTCCCTGATCGATGGTGTACAGATCGGGACCATTACGTATTCGTTTCGGGATATGCCCGACCAAAGTGCCGAAGCTACGCTCCAATATGTGCTGGATTCCGGGATAAGTGCCATTGAATTGATGGGCGGACCAGCCGAATCGTTTGCGGGTGCTCCAAAAAATACCCTTGATATGCGGTCTATTTTCCCACTAATGCGGAAACGTGCCGAGAAACAGGAACTTACCGAAGATGAGCAGAAAAAACTGGCTGAGTTCGATGCGCAGCGAAAAGCGTATCAGGCCGAAGTAGCCAAGTGGCGGCTTTCGGCACCCATGGCTAAGTTTGAGCAATTACGGAAAATGTATAACCAAGCTGGAGTGAAAATTTATGGCTTCAAGCCTGATGCTTTTGGTATGCAAAATTCCGATGCAGAAATTGAATACGGTATGAGAGCAGCTAAGTTGTTGGGTGCCAATCAGGTAACGCTCGAGCATCCTGCTAATGACGCTCACACGCTGAGATTAGGCAAACTGGCCGAAAAACATGGTATAAAAGTCGGGTATCACGGGCATGAGCAGCAAACGCCAACGTTCTGGGATACTGCCCTGGCTCAATCCCCCGCCAATGCCATTAACTTCGATCTGGGCCATTACGTGGCAGCTGGTAACCCTGATCCCTTGATCTTCCTGAAGCAAAAGCATGACCGAATTGCGAGTATGCACATCAAAGACCGCCAAACGGCCGATCATGGTAAAGGGAATCTGGCCTGGGGGCAGGGCGACACGCCGTTACGGCAGGTATTACAATTGATGCGTGAGCAAAAGTACTCCTTCCCGGCAGCTGTTGAGCTGGAATACAAAATTCCAGAGGGCTCAAACTCTGTGAAAGAAGTGAAAAAATGCGTTGAGTATTGCCGGAACGCACTGAGCTAG